The DNA sequence CAATGAGCTTTTGTAATTCTAATGGTAcaaaaatgaatagaatttttgttatattgatgaatattttttgtttttcagttttcttcTACAATTTTGGATGGTGAGTACTTTCTGAAATTCTGCAATTTTTCATGTACCTTTGCCTTACACTTTTAATGAACGCGGATAAAAAACACTCTGCCTCCCATGCTCAACACATTAAATGGGTAGGATGTTTTCTGATAACTGTTATAGACACACTGGTTGAAAAGCTTTTGGGTTTCAACAGTTGACAGTGGTAAATCACTTCAGGATTTCATTTGAGATCTACGAAATGACTGGTTTATTGTTActaaaaaggcgactaacaatttcgggtggtcagacttgttgactgggttgacacgtgGGAGCACTTCACCTATACTGGAACCATTGTTTTAGCTATTTCTGGTTATTTTATGTAGGAGTCTAACCCAAGCCCTACCCTAAAGCTCCCTTCAAGTCATGCACAGAAAATACGTTTAGTGGCACCAGTATAAATAAATCTATCCGACACGTGTCATGGTATCCAAATTACGTAGATCAgagttcatgatgttgatcactagactgtctggtccagataggattatttacagaccactgccctatagctgaaatgttgctaatgttaaacaaactacaaacaaatgtttatttcagGACTGACCACGGAGTTGCTCCAATGAGCAAACTCCTGGACGCTGCTAAAGTGATGCAGTTTGCTCTGTCTGAGGGCAAGATTGCTGTCCACTGCCATGCTGGCCATGGTAAGTCATTTCATGTATTTGAGACCTGAGTCAGTGTCTGAAAGATAGGCACAAACATGAAAATTATTGTGAAACGATGTTGAGAAAGTAGAGCGTGTCTGAAAAGATTTATATTTCAATCACAGATAAGAGTTAGATAGACTTGAATATCCAGGAATGACCTTAAGATCAACTATTAccatgattttgtttgtgtagGTACAACAAACCTGATGATTTGTTGTTACTATGGTTACCAACTATTTGTTAGTGCTGGGTAGAACACAACTAACAagtttgttaccatggttaccataTGTTTTGTGTGCAGGAAGGACAGGAATGATGATTGCGTGTTACCTGGTGTTCAACAACAGAGAGCTGTCAAGCGATGCTGTCCTGTATGTTAGATCGAGGAGGTACTGTAGTCATTGTGGACAGGCTAGATCTGCTGTACAGCTTACTTGAAGACAGCCATCATTACAGCCTGCTCAGTAGTGCGCTGGAGTGTGTTCATGGGATCAGCCATTTGCCTGATCCCCTTTACTTATGGGCTGTTAtgatatatttgtaatatattgaGTGTGGACTAAATGTTTCCAAAGTAACAAAAACTACAGGAAATTCCCAAACGTAATGCAATAATGATTGTTTTTCTTAATTTGCCTACCACTGGCACTGAGATAAAACTCCAGGTCCTCAGCATACCCACAAGCTGTGATCTGTCTCACTGTGCTGTATCAAGTCTGTCGATGCCCATTAGTAGTCGTGTTACAAAGAAGTTTGGAACAACTGGTTTGCAGTGTGGGTCTGAGTGGGGTATGAACTAAATGCTGTAACATGGTAGTTTAGTCTGCCAGTCTAagcaaacttagtctcagtgtgtttcgttacactccaccactgagtctaacaaaacctagtagacggtcccgtcaggtaacctttgagctacttataattgtccaatcaaacgcaagacggttaaatagattgaaccaatcaaacaacggctactatttagggattggagggactttcaaaatattcaggttaccgaCACAGATCTTTCCACAAgcaaaaatctgtatataacacagttatttgaccagctgtatatacactttgggggttctgttgacatggttaccattagccagtatttccgcaagatgacatccttgaatattgccaaaaacactcttttcagggactgtttactcaccgttgtcatggttgtaacatgcgccgtgtgcatcacccggaagcactaaatagcatttggaatcattcgggtacgaACGTTttataaaaagttcaaaagatatgtgcgaatgtccactttcgccatttggtaagctgtgttctaattggtcaatctcaaaggttacctgacgcgacctcccataaggttttgttagactcagtatggagtgtaatgaaaagatGGAGTACATAGACTGTTTAGTCTGCTAGTGCTATAAGCATGATAAGACCGTAATTAAGTTTGATTGTGCAAGTAGCCGCTCATGTCTATCTTAATATATTGGAAGTAGAAAATATCTTGAACATAACATTAAATCCGCACATATACCCTGATATTATTGATATTAATCTTCTTCGATATTATCTGACAGTTGACACTCACAAGTTTGAAACAAATTGTGGAATCATCTATAGGTGTTGTATTAATGTTTAGAGTTTCACTTTCTTATCTCTCCAACAGACCCAAGGCAATACAGAATCTTTCTCAAGTTCGGACTGTTGCTGAATTTGAAGAGTACCTGAGGCCATTCAGGGTCATCTTCGCATCTAAGTAAACATTTTATCCATTTTTTTCggttgtgtacatgttgtatattgtTCATCATAGGAATATTTTCACCTGGTTTGTTTCACAACCAGAGTCTGATGTTAAAGCACGAGAATCACCATAAGCTGATCAAGGAATTGTATTCTGAAAGGGGGTTGCAGGGGGTCAAACACCTTAAAGCCCCTACCACTCTGGCATCGAAAAAAAGAGAAAGAATCCTCTCCCCGTCTCCCCCCTCCCTTGGAATTGCCCACCATTACCTTGGCAGAGAGATTGCTTTGGTGGAGCACTGAACATCTTATTTGTTTGGCTTGTTAATtgagaacccgtgaaggtcccggggtagaataggccttcagcaacccatgcttgccataaaaggcaactcagcttgtcgtaagaggcgactaacgggatcgggtggtcaggctcgctgacttggttgacgcatgtcatcggttcccaattgcgcaggtcgatgctcatgttgttgatcactggattgtctggtccagactcgattatttacagaccgccgccatatagctgtaatattgctgagtgcggcgtaaaactcaactcactcattctgttaAGACATGTTGTTGTAAAGATTTGCCTTCCTTAGGAAGAGCAGTAGCCTATGAATGGCAGTTTGAAAGTCTCAATCCTGTTTTGCCCCACAGTTTATGATGTGTCAACACCATATCTTtatcatcagtatgtttcaCCAAAATGACCATCCTTCCCACATCAGTGACTGACTGATGTGTTACTCAAAGTAGCATTCATAAgcctccacccccaccccacccactcatgaacaaacaaacaaattccaGACTTATGTGTCATGAGATGGCCACCATAATAACATTAGAATCGTCTACACGTCACAGATCAGTAATCATTGTTTATCTGATCACCTTCCAGAGATCCAGATGCTCATGAGTTCTCACTGCGTCAGTTTCTGAATCGTCAGCAACATATACTACATGGTTTTGAAGCCAAGAAACTCAAGTATATTCCCAAAGTAGGTTCAGTTTGTGTACAATAGTAAATGGCAAGTGATGTAAGCATTTTACTATCTGTTTGGGTAAACCATGATTATACACAATGAGTGCAGCTTATTCTCATTTGATGACCTCAATGACCTTATTGATTGGCTGCATTCACAAGGCATTGTTACATGATATGTCTTTGTACTAAATTTCACAAATTACATCAACAGTTTTGGATTTGTTTTTGAATGTTTGTGACAATATCAGTAAGTCTGGGGTTGTTCTGGGGAATGGACTGTATTATTGGACTGTGGGACAGATGAAATTGGTAGTGATTACATTGGAGTCAGTGAAATATGACAAAGGTGAGGTTGCCTGAATTCACTACTACTATCTGTAATAAAGGTGAACTGCCAGGTACTGACAACTCTGATCAGTATGTAGAACTTGTTGTTTCATGGAGGCATGAAGATGATGACATTTGCATGAATTTAGGGAACTTGAAATACTGTTGCAGAAATTGCAGAGGGTAGCAAAGGATGGTCATTAGCTGCCGACCCCGCTCTCTCCCGTAAAGCATGACCAGTTCCAAGATTTTACTGGGACCATTTGACCTCATCCCATTCTCATTCCATCCTGTTTGTCTGTTGCagattgtgtatgtgtgttgtgaACGATTGCTGGAGCTTGCCTCAAGAGGTAACTCTCTACAGAAGACACGGAGTACCTTGTCCATGTCAGATCTACAGCCTGACCTACTTAAAAGAAGTGAAAACAATGTCAAAACCAAAGACAGTGGTAGTGTATCTGGCTGTGGTGGAGACTGCGTCTCAAGCAAGAGCAACACATCAACAAGCCCTCAAGGGTCTTCTGAAGATCCATCTCTCTGGATTGTGGAGGCCTTAACTGAAGCAGACTATTCTGATATTGTACTGAAGAAAGTGGCTGATTTTGAGGTTAGTTGGTTTACTTCTGTGTCCAATGCCACACTCAATATGAGTGGTGCATGAATAACATGATCAAGTCGTTGAATTGTGCTATTGAATGTCAAATATCATATCAGTGTTATCGCTGGCATGCAGAGACATGTAACTGAGACATGATTGCAGGCTTTGGAATGTTTCCATGATGTCCGTCGACCAAACTTGTTCGTCATGCTGTGTTTGACAAAGGCTTGTCTTCCAGAAAGTCAGTAATTGTCAAGTATCAAGTggtaataataaaaataatcatcCTCTGTGTGCTACAATCTCCAAACACAAAATGAATGCTGACAGTGCTTAATCAGACACTGATtcttattaccctggataacccaagctgcctgttaggtgctagaaggttacagtcacatgacttagCCAACCAGTTACCCATATTCTGCTGGATGAACaggggcaattttgaacaaactcacttgcctaaggtgagacatgtatcacatgtactTCCTTGTAGGGCAGAActgtcctagaaactctcaggagtcaaagtTGACAAAAAAGGTTCACCCATCCGAGGACTGTCCAAGCTTGACATTACTTAATTTCAGCTGATTTGTGACCCTGAGCTCTGTGGTCTGTTACGTCAAGCAACTTTACCAGAGTGAAGTGTTATGATACAAAAAATGATCTTATTGCAATTACTACCATTAAACTCTGCTGTATGTGAATTGTGACCATGCAAGGGATGTCCCCAAAGTGGTCGGCTTCACTGTATTCTCAGTGTCCAGTGATAGAAAAGCTTCCATTTTTTTTGGAAGGAATCATTAGTAAAGGCATATCCAGACTTTCACATATGTGGttatgtgatatttgtcaacacAACATATTGGGATGTAATATTTCCTTAAACATTGCAGAAAGTGAAAAATAATctgtcatttggtacctcttggatgATGGCATGCACTCAgataatatgatataaaatatggtCAGTATAGTATGGATGACATCACGTCATAATCACCAttcaaagatttggattgcttgatttatatttatattttaatctttcaaaaacattttgtccaGGCGTTCAAGTTGGCACTGTTTACAATGTATTGAGAGCTGACATTTGTGTGACCATACAGTATTTTGTTTCAACCCTTGGCATCGTGTATGGataagtgaaaacattagaataaGTTATGTCCTTTTGATTACGTCATCTGAAAGTGGgagatattttgtttcctgaagctAGTGATGCAATATTGCTTATTTTCCATATTTTGGGGTACCAAGATAAAATGTTAGACAAAACATTGATCATAAGGCTGGAACAATTTGCTTGAGCTTGACAGGTAATATGTAgaaatgtaaaacatgaaaacagttGCATTTTTACGTTTGTCTAGGTGAGGCCAACCACTTTTCGGACACCCCTTGTAATTTAAGTGGAATAATCATCTTCATTGCATTCCGAAGCTCCATTTCACACACTGCTGTTGTCATCTTTAAGCTGATCACACATGACTTGAGCACATCCATACATACCTAGTGGTCTGTGTTACAGGAAGCACTGAACCAGACTGATGAAGCTTGGAGCATGATTGCACAGGAGCAGGATCCTGTCATCCTCAGTCTCCTCATGTGGGATTGGCTGGACCAATTGAGTGTAAGTAGCAAGTCATGGTCATCCTCTGTCTCCTCCTGTGGGAGCGGCTAGACAAACTGAGTGTAATTAGCAGGACATGCTCATCCTCTGTCTCCTCCTGTGGGAGTGGCTGGACCAACTGATTGTGAGTACCAGGACATGGTCGTCCTCTGTCTCCTCCTGTGAGAGCGGCTGGACCAAATGAGTGTAAGTAGCAGGACATGGTCATCCTCTGTCTCCTGTGAGAGCACCTGTACCAACTGGGTTTACATAGCAAGACATAGTGTCCTCAGTGTCCTCCTCTTTGAGTGACTTGACTGACTGAGTGTATGTACCAGGATATGGTCGTCCTCTGTCTCCTTATCTGGGAGTCGCTGGACCAACTGAGTGTGATTAGCAGGAAATGGTTGTCCTCTATCTGCTCCAGTGGGAGCGGCTGGACCAACCGAGTGTAAGTAGCATTACATGATCGTCATCAGCATCCTCCTTTCTTGAGCGACTGGACAAAATGAGTGTACATAGCAGGTTATGGTCGTCCTCTGTCTCCTCATGTGGGAGCAGCTGGACGAAATGAGTGAAACTTCCAGGACCTGTTCGTCCTTTGTCTCCTGCTATGGGAGCAGCTGGACCAACCAAGACAGTATATTGTTGTCTTCAGTCTCCTCCTATGGGAACTGCTGGACCAACAGTGTGTAAGTACTATTACATGGTCGTCCTCTGTCTCCTCCTGTGGGAGCAGCTGGACCAACCGGGTGTACATAGGTAGATAAAGTCTTTTCTTTGTCCTCCTTTTTTTGAGCTACTGGACCAAGTGAGTGTAAGTAGCAAGATATGGTCGTCCTCTGTCTCTTCATCTGGGAGTTCCTGGTCCAACTGAGTGTAAGTGTCAGGATATAGTCGTCCTTAGTCTCTTCCTGTGGGACCTGCTGCATTGACTGAGTGAAAGTAGCAGGATATTGTCGTCTTGTCTCCTCTTGTGGGAGCGGCTTGACAAACTGTAAGTAGCATTGCATAGTCATCCTCTGTCTCCTCATGTGGGAGTGGTAGAACGAAATGAGTTTGAGTAGATGGTCATGGTTGTTCTTTGGCTCCTCCTGTGGAAGCAGCTGGACCAAATGAGTGAAACTTCCAGGACATGTTCGTCCTCTGTCTCCTGCTATGGGAGCAGCTGGACCAACCAAGTGTAAATAGCAGGATATGGTCGTCTTCAGTCTCCTCATGTGGGGGCAGCTAGACCAAATGAGTGAAACTTCCAGGACATGTTCGTCCTCTGTCTCCTGCTATGGGAGCAACTGGACCAACCGAGTGTAAATAGCAGGACATGGTCGTCCTCAGTCCCTTCCTGTGGGACCTGCTCCATGAACTGAGTGTAAGTAGCAGGATATTGTCGTCGTCAGTCTCCTCCTGTGGGAGCAGCTGGACCAACTAAGTGTAAGTAGCAAGACATATTCGTCCTCTGTCTCCTCATGTGGGAGTGGTAGGATGAAATGAGTTTGAGTAGCAGGTCATGGTCATTCTCTGTCTCCTTCTGTTTGAGTGGCTGGACCAACTGAGTGTATGTCGCAGGATATGTTCCTCCTCTGTCTCCTCCTGTGGGAGTGGCTGGACCAACTGATTGTGAGTACCAGGACATGGTCGTCCTCTGTCTCCTCCTGTGAGAGCGGCTGGACCAAATGAGTGTAAGTAGCAGGACATGGTCATCCTCTGTCTCCTGTGAGAGCACCTGTACCAACTGGGTTTACATAGCAAGACATAGTGTCCTCAGTGTCCTCCTTTTTGAGCGACTTGACTGACTGAGTGTATGTACCAGGATATGGTTGTCCTCTGTCTCCTTATCTGGGAGTCGCTGGACCAACTGAGTGTAATTAGCAGGAAATGGTTGTCCTCTATCTGCTCCAGTGGGAGCGGCTGGACCAACCGAGTGTAAGTAGCATTACATGATCGTCCTCAGCATCCTCCTTTCTTGAGCGACATGTAGCATGACATGTTCAGTTACACATGCTTTCATCAAATACAAGTGTAAAGACACCTCTTCCTCATCAGTTTCCAAATGAGAAGAAAACATTCACAAACGACTACAAAGTGGACGGATGAATTGAGATATAGAACAAGGAGACCTGAGTTTTACACAGATTTGCAGTGACCATTTCTCATAGATGAATGATCTTGTACACTAGAAAAGTATGACACCATTAATGCGCTATCACAGTGTAGAAAGTTGTCCTAGGCATTGTTCAGCCCAAATGCCAGTTATCTTTCCATGAATCACTTAAACAAAAACACTTGTGGTTTTGACACTACCAGAATTCACAACAGCTTCAATACAGACGGCACATGTCCTGAAACAACGGCAGGATTCCTCTAGGTGAACCTGCACCAAGCACCTGCCGCTTCTCCACTGCAACCTGCTGTCCTTGACCTTGATCTTCAAAACACATCATCCTTCACTTTTGCACAACTTTTTACTGCTTCTTGATGTTCTTGACCATCATGCTCTTGATGAGTTTTTCAACGAAGCAAATGAGGTCCCTTGTGGTGTTGGGCTTCATCTTGGGCCAgtcatccatggactctggtccgTGTCGGGATAGGACCTCCTGGCGCACTGATTGGTGTGTGAGGTGAGACAGGAGACGTTCCAGGAGACTCTGTTGGAGGCTGCTGGAGATAGGCTGCAGCTTGATGATCACTCGGGACAGGTACTCCAGCAGGTACTTCACCCCCTGGCCAGGAAGAATAAAGGGATGAGGATTATGTTTACTGTTTTACGCCAATAATCAAGGTATATCATCTTTCTTGAGCGACTGGACAAAATGAGTGTACATAGCAGGTTATGGTCGTCCTCTGTCTCCTCATGTGGGAGCGACTGGACCAACTGAGTGTAAGTAGCATTACATGGTCATTCATGGGAATGTCTGGACCAAATGAGTGTAAGTACCAGGAAATAACGTTCTGAGTCCCCTCATGTGGGAGTGACTGAACCATCTGAGTGTACGTAGGAGTAGCAGGATATTGTCATCTTCAGTCTCCTCTTGTGGAACGGCTGGGCAAACTGAGTGTAAACAGCATTGCATAGTCATCCTCTGTCAGGACATGGTTGTTTTCTGTCTCCTCCTGTGCAAGTGGTTGCACGAGCTGAGTTCGAGTAGCAGGTCATGGTTGTCCTTTGACTCCTCATGTGGGAGTGGCTGGATGAACTGAGTGAAAGTAGCATTACATGGTCATCCTGTCTCCTCCTGTGGGAGCAGCTGGACTAACGGAGTGTATGTGGCAGGACATGTTCGTCCTCTCTCTCCTGATATGGGAGCAACTGGACAAAGCGAGTGTAAATAGCAGGATATTGTCGTCTTCAGTCTCCTCTTTTGGGAGTGCAAGTAGCAGGACATAATGTCCTGAGTCTCCTCATGTGGGAGTGACTGGACCATTTGAGTGTACGTAGCAGTACATAGTGTCCTCTTTCTCCAGTGGGAACTGCTGGACCAACTGAGTGTAAGTAACAAGACATGGTTGTCCTCAGTCACCTCACATTGCTGGACGAACTGAGTGTAAGGAGCAGGACATGGTCATTCTCTGTCTCCTCATGTGGGAGCAGCTGGATTAGCTGTGTGTACATAGCAGGACATCGCTTCCTCTGTCTCCTCCTGTGGGAACAGATGGACCAACTGAGTGCATGTAGTAGGACATGGTCGTCCTGAGTCTCCTCATGTGAGAGTAGCTGGACCAACTGAGTGTACGTCGCAGTACATAGTGTCCTCCTTTTTTGAGCGACTGGACCAACTGAGTGTAAGTAGCAGGACATGGTCATCCTTTGTCTCCTCCTGTGGAAGCGGCTGGAGGAACTGATTGTAAGAAACAGGATATGGTGGTTGTCCTCAGTCACCTCATATTGCTGGACCGACTGAGTGTAAGGTGCAGGATATGGTCATTCTCTGTCTCCTCCTGTGGGAGCAGATGGACCAACTGAGTTCATGTAGTAGGACATGGTCGTCCTCTCTCTCCTCATGT is a window from the Haliotis asinina isolate JCU_RB_2024 chromosome 9, JCU_Hal_asi_v2, whole genome shotgun sequence genome containing:
- the LOC137296005 gene encoding protein tyrosine phosphatase domain-containing protein 1-like, which translates into the protein MEPDPDEQIHPGLESLDWGNDSKGTTPSARYNKLFEQARKMVSGEKQCVMFCGGKKCKYCTYNQWTKEQMDIDGIYSNWVTDKILAMARPTNMAIKEKKLLDAFENAGIKTVINLQVPGEHASCGEGLDKSGFSYDPQQLMEKGIFFYNFGWTDHGVAPMSKLLDAAKVMQFALSEGKIAVHCHAGHGRTGMMIACYLVFNNRELSSDAVLYVRSRRPKAIQNLSQVRTVAEFEEYLRPFRVIFASKDPDAHEFSLRQFLNRQQHILHGFEAKKLKYIPKIVYVCCERLLELASRGNSLQKTRSTLSMSDLQPDLLKRSENNVKTKDSGSVSGCGGDCVSSKSNTSTSPQGSSEDPSLWIVEALTEADYSDIVLKKVADFEEALNQTDEAWSMIAQEQDPVILSLLMWDWLDQLSEPALSAQDLLTLLGSSEPPLDALFKVEKGVKYLLEYLSRVIIKLQPISSSLQQSLLERLLSHLTHQSVRQEVLSRHGPESMDDWPKMKPNTTRDLICFVEKLIKSMMVKNIKKQ